A stretch of Coccidioides posadasii str. Silveira chromosome 2, complete sequence DNA encodes these proteins:
- a CDS encoding uncharacterized protein (EggNog:ENOG410PKGN~COG:C~BUSCO:6391at33183), giving the protein MKDLDAVELVKILSAQERRPQQMASKGKPEIPLSADLPPLIMGTATFNSQYNVDPFALPTTALVHRAFSAGVRAFDTSPYYGPAEELLGYALSTPFVRDNYPRHKYRLITKVGRLASASFDYSPTWIRRSLARSLSRLNTQYLDLVYCHDVEFVSAEEVLVAVKELRRIRDEEGTIRYVGISGYPVGVLCDLAERILRETGEPLDAVMSYANFTVQNTRLVSEALPRLLAAGVDVVPNASPLGLGLLRRHGVPIGSMGDFHPAPVGLRDAVREASRWVEEQGERIEIISIRYALEAWLREGSAVGSLGEPLASSSSSSSSSNGASSQTAAPTGRKLGISVMGVSKMEELDETLRVWREIIGGLEEIVDIENSEKALTEHADSVTVRPTASQDSSLSILPVSDNVPSHERSHIRRQEILALVTGIRKVLGQEWVDFTWLSPEKGFTNQPPPPGYDKDIKY; this is encoded by the coding sequence ATGAAAGATCTCGACGCTGTTGAACTTGTAAAGATTCTCTCAGCTCAAGAAAGGAGACCCCAACAAATGGCCAGCAAAGGAAAGCCGGAAATCCCCCTCTCCGCGGACCTCCCTCCGCTGATCATGGGCACCGCGACCTTCAATTCCCAATACAACGTCGACCCGTTCGCCCTTCCCACAACGGCTCTCGTCCATCGCGCTTTTTCCGCCGGTGTCCGCGCATTCGACACTTCACCCTACTACGGCCCGGCCGAAGAGCTTCTTGGATACGCTCTCTCTACACCCTTTGTCCGCGACAACTATCCCCGCCACAAATACCGTTTGATCACCAAGGTCGGCCGCCTTGCGTCCGCCTCATTCGACTATTCGCCGACCTGGATCAGACGGAGTCTGGCACGGAGTTTGTCGCGTCTGAACACCCAATATCTTGACCTGGTATATTGTCACGACGTTGAGTTCGTTTCGGCGGAAGAAGTCCTCGTCGCCGTGAAAGAGCTGCGCCGGATTCGCGACGAAGAGGGCACCATACGATATGTGGGGATATCGGGCTATCCGGTGGGCGTCCTATGTGACCTTGCGGAGAGGATACTCAGAGAAACGGGCGAGCCGCTGGACGCGGTGATGTCCTACGCGAATTTCACCGTGCAGAATACAAGATTGGTCTCGGAGGCGCTCCCTCGCCTTCTTGCGGCCGGTGTGGATGTGGTGCCCAATGCGTCGCCGTTGGGCCTGGGGCTGCTGAGACGCCACGGTGTGCCCATTGGAAGCATGGGTGATTTCCACCCTGCGCCGGTTGGGCTGCGAGATGCGGTGAGGGAAGCGAGTCGGTGGGTGGAGGAGCAGGGTGAGAGGATTGAAATCATTTCCATACGTTACGCGCTCGAAGCTTGGTTAAGGGAAGGCTCGGCGGTGGGATCGCTGGGAGAACCATTGGCctcttcgtcgtcgtcgtcgtcatcgtcgAATGGCGCTTCTAGTCAAACAGCTGCTCCTACAGGACGCAAACTGGGCATCAGCGTCATGGGCGTTAGCAAAATGGAGGAGCTTGATGAAACGCTTCGTGTCTGGCGGGAGATCATCGGTGGTCTTGAGGAGATAGTCGATATCGAGAACTCGGAGAAAGCCCTCACTGAACATGCTGATTCTGTGACCGTGAGACCCACCGCATCGCAGGATAGCTCACTTTCCATCCTCCCCGTGAGCGATAATGTTCCCAGCCACGAACGGTCTCATATTCGCCGTCAGGAGATCCTCGCTCTCGTCACTGGGATACGGAAGGTCCTGGGACAGGAATGGGTGGATTTTACGTGGTTGAGTCCTGAAAAAGGATTCACCAACCAACCTCCTCCGCCAGGCTACgataaagatattaaatattaa